The proteins below come from a single Parageobacillus toebii NBRC 107807 genomic window:
- the sspI gene encoding small acid-soluble spore protein SspI has translation MDLNLRHAVIQNIANNTKEQLEDTIVDAIQRGEEKYLPGLGVLFEEIWKHSSEQQKEEMLTTLEQAVKQHA, from the coding sequence ATGGATTTAAACTTGCGCCATGCAGTTATACAAAATATCGCCAATAACACGAAGGAGCAATTGGAAGATACGATTGTTGATGCGATTCAGCGTGGAGAGGAAAAATATTTGCCGGGGCTCGGCGTCCTCTTTGAAGAGATTTGGAAACATTCGAGCGAGCAACAAAAAGAGGAAATGCTTACAACACTGGAACAAGCAGTCAAACAACATGCATAA
- a CDS encoding TrmH family RNA methyltransferase produces MKRIQSTKNSQVKEWKKLLTKKGREKMGLFLIEGFHLVEEALKSHAPLVELIVDEKKEIPPSWNAGHLPVTIVTEEVMKAISDTETPQGIAAVCEQFSYGDIDWTQANVLLIDAVQDPGNIGTMIRTADAAGIDAVILGEGCADLYNPKVIRATQGSLFHLPIIRGNLWEWIERLREKNVAIYGTALENGEDYRHIKPVRPFALLVGNEGSGVHKKLLQMTTKNLYIPIYGQAESLNVAVAAGILLYHLRDAKA; encoded by the coding sequence TTGAAACGAATCCAGTCCACCAAAAATTCGCAAGTGAAAGAATGGAAAAAACTGCTCACGAAAAAAGGCCGGGAAAAAATGGGGTTATTTCTAATTGAAGGTTTTCATTTAGTCGAAGAAGCGCTAAAGAGCCATGCGCCTCTTGTTGAACTGATTGTTGACGAAAAAAAGGAGATTCCGCCAAGCTGGAATGCGGGCCACCTTCCTGTAACGATCGTGACGGAAGAAGTGATGAAAGCGATCAGTGATACGGAAACGCCGCAAGGCATCGCGGCCGTATGCGAACAGTTTTCCTATGGCGATATAGACTGGACGCAGGCGAATGTGCTTCTGATTGACGCCGTACAAGACCCGGGCAACATCGGCACAATGATCCGCACCGCCGATGCGGCTGGAATCGATGCCGTTATTCTTGGCGAAGGATGCGCTGACTTGTATAATCCGAAAGTCATCCGCGCTACCCAAGGTTCGCTTTTTCATCTGCCGATTATTCGCGGAAATCTCTGGGAATGGATCGAGCGTCTGCGCGAAAAAAATGTCGCGATTTACGGAACAGCGCTGGAAAATGGGGAAGATTATCGTCATATCAAACCGGTGCGTCCGTTTGCCTTGCTTGTCGGCAATGAAGGAAGCGGGGTTCATAAGAAATTGCTGCAAATGACGACGAAAAATTTATACATTCCGATTTATGGACAGGCCGAGTCGTTAAATGTTGCCGTCGCTGCCGGGATTTTGCTTTATCATTTACGGGACGCAAAAGCATAG
- the msrA gene encoding peptide-methionine (S)-S-oxide reductase MsrA, whose amino-acid sequence MEKATFAGGCFWCMVTPFEELDGIYGIVSGYTGGHVENPTYEQVKTGTTGHYEAVQITFDPNVFPYERLLELYWCQIDPTDDGGQFHDRGPQYRTAIFYHNEEQRQKAEASKRALEESGKFSKPIVTKILPATKFYPAEEYHQNYHKKNPKHYKEDRAASGRDEFIAKHWGVKGK is encoded by the coding sequence ATGGAAAAAGCAACATTTGCCGGAGGCTGTTTTTGGTGCATGGTCACTCCATTTGAAGAACTCGATGGAATATACGGCATTGTTTCCGGCTATACGGGCGGACATGTCGAAAACCCGACATATGAACAAGTGAAAACGGGAACGACAGGGCATTACGAAGCGGTGCAGATTACATTTGATCCAAACGTTTTTCCATACGAACGATTGCTTGAACTGTATTGGTGCCAAATTGATCCGACCGATGACGGCGGACAGTTTCATGACCGCGGCCCGCAATATCGGACAGCGATCTTTTACCATAATGAAGAGCAGCGGCAAAAAGCGGAAGCATCAAAACGGGCGCTTGAGGAAAGCGGGAAGTTTTCCAAGCCGATCGTCACGAAAATTTTGCCGGCAACAAAGTTTTATCCGGCCGAGGAATATCACCAAAACTACCATAAGAAAAACCCAAAGCATTATAAAGAAGACCGCGCCGCATCAGGACGTGATGAGTTTATTGCCAAGCATTGGGGCGTAAAGGGGAAGTGA
- the rpmI gene encoding 50S ribosomal protein L35 has translation MPKMKTHRGAAKRFKKTGTGKLKRGHAYTSHLFASKTQKQKRKLRKATLVSPGDFKRIRQLLDNLK, from the coding sequence ATGCCAAAAATGAAAACTCATCGTGGCGCTGCAAAGCGTTTTAAAAAGACTGGTACTGGTAAATTAAAACGCGGTCATGCTTATACAAGCCACTTATTTGCAAGCAAAACGCAAAAACAAAAACGTAAACTTCGCAAAGCAACGCTTGTATCTCCTGGCGACTTTAAACGCATTCGTCAATTGCTTGACAACTTGAAATAA
- the dnaI gene encoding primosomal protein DnaI: MERMDQLLNRLLHKKDFQQRYEQMKRQILSHPEVQAFLREHEREITKEMIDRSLMKLYEFMEQSKNCAQCPSLDQCKNFLKGYHPHLVIKGTVIDVEYDRCPAKIKYDERKRQESLIQSLFVPREILQASLSDIDLTDEGRMKAIELADRFVSEYEPGKKMKGLYLYGSFGVGKTYILGAIANALAQKNVSSLIVYVPEFFRELKSSLQDQTINEKLDYVKKVPILMLDDIGAESMSSWVRDDLLGPILQYRMFENLPTFFTSNFDLQQLAHHLTYSQRGEEEQMKAARIMERIRYLAHPVEIKGRNRRLE, translated from the coding sequence ATGGAACGAATGGATCAACTGTTAAATCGACTGCTTCATAAAAAAGATTTTCAACAGCGCTATGAACAAATGAAACGACAAATTTTGTCACACCCAGAAGTACAAGCATTTTTACGTGAACACGAGCGGGAAATTACAAAAGAGATGATAGACCGCAGTTTAATGAAGCTGTATGAGTTTATGGAGCAAAGCAAAAACTGCGCACAATGCCCTAGTTTAGATCAATGCAAAAACTTTTTAAAAGGATATCATCCTCATCTTGTTATAAAAGGAACTGTCATTGATGTCGAGTATGACCGCTGTCCGGCAAAAATAAAATATGATGAACGAAAACGGCAGGAATCACTGATTCAAAGTTTGTTTGTTCCGCGTGAAATTTTGCAAGCTTCGCTGTCTGACATTGATCTTACCGATGAGGGACGAATGAAGGCGATTGAACTTGCCGATCGTTTTGTTTCGGAGTATGAGCCGGGAAAAAAGATGAAAGGACTTTATTTATACGGATCATTCGGCGTCGGAAAAACGTATATTCTTGGCGCGATCGCCAACGCGCTTGCGCAAAAAAACGTTTCGTCCCTTATCGTGTATGTGCCGGAATTTTTCCGTGAGTTAAAAAGCTCGCTGCAAGACCAAACGATTAATGAAAAACTCGATTATGTCAAAAAGGTGCCGATTTTAATGCTTGATGATATCGGCGCGGAATCAATGTCAAGCTGGGTGCGCGATGACTTATTAGGTCCTATTTTGCAATATCGGATGTTTGAAAACTTGCCGACATTTTTTACGTCGAACTTTGATTTACAGCAATTAGCGCATCATTTGACCTATTCGCAGCGCGGGGAAGAAGAGCAGATGAAAGCTGCGCGCATTATGGAGCGGATCCGTTATTTGGCACATCCAGTAGAAATAAAAGGAAGAAATCGCCGGCTTGAATAG
- the rplT gene encoding 50S ribosomal protein L20 — translation MPRVKGGTVTRRRRKKVLKLAKGYFGAKHALYRVANQQVMKSLMYAYRDRRQRKRDFRKLWITRINAAARMHGLSYSRFMHGLKLAGVEVNRKMLADLAVNDQAAFAQLAELAKSKLQ, via the coding sequence ATGCCACGTGTTAAAGGTGGAACGGTAACGCGCAGACGTCGCAAAAAAGTGCTGAAATTAGCAAAAGGTTATTTCGGAGCGAAACATGCTTTATATAGAGTCGCAAACCAACAAGTAATGAAATCGTTAATGTACGCGTATCGCGACCGTCGTCAACGGAAACGCGATTTCCGCAAACTTTGGATTACGCGCATCAACGCAGCAGCACGCATGCACGGTCTTTCGTACAGCCGTTTTATGCACGGTTTGAAATTAGCGGGTGTAGAAGTAAACCGCAAAATGTTAGCAGACTTGGCGGTAAACGACCAAGCTGCGTTTGCACAACTTGCAGAACTTGCAAAAAGCAAACTTCAATAA
- the infC gene encoding translation initiation factor IF-3, with amino-acid sequence MGVRCDKQVIRKKPWRWLVISKDFIINENIRAREVRLIDPKGEQLGIKSRQEALEIAARLNLDLVLVAPNAKPPVCRIMDYGKFRFEQQKKEKEARKKQKVINVKEIRLSPTIEEHDFNTKLRNARKFLEKGDKVKATIRFKGRAITHKEIGQRVLERFSEACSDIGVVETAPKMDGRSMFLVLAPKNDK; translated from the coding sequence TTGGGTGTGCGATGCGACAAACAAGTAATTCGGAAAAAACCTTGGAGGTGGCTGGTTATTAGCAAAGATTTTATTATTAACGAAAATATTCGTGCACGCGAAGTCCGTTTAATTGACCCAAAAGGTGAACAATTAGGAATTAAATCTCGACAAGAGGCGCTTGAAATTGCTGCAAGATTAAATCTTGATTTAGTTCTTGTAGCACCAAATGCGAAACCGCCGGTATGCCGCATCATGGATTACGGCAAATTCCGCTTTGAACAGCAAAAGAAAGAAAAAGAAGCGCGTAAAAAACAAAAAGTCATCAACGTCAAAGAGATTCGCTTAAGTCCAACGATTGAGGAGCACGACTTCAATACAAAGCTCCGCAACGCGCGCAAGTTTCTTGAAAAAGGCGACAAAGTAAAAGCGACGATTCGCTTTAAAGGACGAGCGATTACGCATAAAGAAATCGGTCAACGCGTATTAGAGCGATTCTCCGAAGCATGTTCGGATATCGGCGTTGTCGAAACTGCGCCAAAAATGGACGGACGTAGCATGTTTTTAGTACTGGCACCGAAAAATGACAAATAA
- a CDS encoding dUTP diphosphatase, whose product MDLSSLYSLQRQLDERIEAQHRLQEEDLFDKKILALLVEIGELANETRCFKFWSVKPPSPREKVLEEYVDGLHFILSLGLESDFLYSEIPPQLATLPLVEQFLVVFRAADEFRKTKSRQSYNRLFTEYLLLGGQLGFSMEEIEQAYKQKNQVNHERQNQNY is encoded by the coding sequence ATGGATTTATCGTCACTTTACTCGCTGCAGCGGCAGTTGGATGAGCGCATTGAAGCGCAACACAGATTACAGGAGGAAGATTTGTTTGATAAAAAAATACTTGCTTTACTTGTCGAAATTGGCGAACTTGCGAATGAAACACGCTGTTTCAAATTTTGGAGTGTGAAGCCGCCGTCTCCGCGAGAAAAGGTGCTCGAAGAATACGTCGATGGCCTTCATTTTATTTTATCGCTCGGCTTGGAGAGTGATTTTCTATATTCCGAGATTCCGCCGCAATTGGCTACTTTGCCGCTTGTCGAGCAATTTCTCGTTGTTTTTCGAGCGGCGGATGAGTTTAGAAAAACGAAATCACGGCAAAGCTATAACCGACTGTTTACCGAGTATTTGCTGCTTGGCGGACAGCTAGGCTTTTCTATGGAAGAAATCGAACAAGCCTATAAACAAAAAAATCAAGTTAATCATGAGCGGCAAAATCAGAATTATTAA
- the ytxC gene encoding putative sporulation protein YtxC produces MIEIYFEQANDAEKLFCLLKERQKKTMNLLFQATYNGDSLVTIYIYDNTDQVILSDLIPAMTKFILRFIEDRLLLSIISGTFYFQDKEEQHQILQLAHSFLDGERYDYRKGKQSSISRETLIANALQHFLKDGLSFSFSSFITFRLKPYMERLQHYVELAIDEYKLEQEYQNFVQMLRDCVASKKPKLSVIHLVHKPPSFLFFDEKLCEITASELKQMIDRNLIISQPMYIDSSILAPLVSIAPNIIYLYTDDIDDGMIQTIQNVFQERIFLCSQSDFAKYRAIGAKQDR; encoded by the coding sequence TTGATTGAAATTTATTTTGAACAAGCCAATGATGCTGAAAAGTTGTTTTGTTTGCTGAAAGAAAGGCAGAAAAAAACAATGAATCTGCTCTTTCAAGCAACATACAATGGAGATTCCCTCGTCACGATTTACATATATGACAACACCGATCAGGTTATTTTATCAGATTTAATACCAGCAATGACAAAATTTATTCTTCGTTTTATCGAAGATCGGCTATTATTATCGATTATTTCTGGCACGTTTTATTTTCAAGATAAAGAAGAACAACATCAAATTTTACAGCTTGCCCATTCCTTTCTCGATGGGGAGCGATATGATTATCGAAAGGGAAAGCAATCTTCCATTTCACGGGAAACATTGATTGCGAACGCGCTACAGCACTTTTTAAAAGATGGTCTTTCCTTTTCCTTTTCATCCTTTATTACGTTTCGCCTGAAGCCATATATGGAACGGCTCCAACACTACGTCGAACTTGCTATTGATGAATATAAACTAGAGCAGGAATATCAAAATTTTGTGCAAATGTTGCGTGACTGTGTGGCATCCAAAAAGCCGAAATTATCCGTCATTCATTTAGTCCACAAGCCGCCATCTTTTCTTTTTTTTGATGAAAAGTTATGCGAAATAACAGCGAGTGAATTAAAACAAATGATCGACCGTAATTTGATCATCAGCCAGCCGATGTACATTGATTCTTCCATATTAGCACCGCTTGTGTCCATTGCACCGAACATCATTTATTTGTATACAGACGATATCGATGATGGGATGATTCAAACGATTCAAAATGTATTTCAAGAGCGGATTTTCCTCTGCAGCCAAAGCGATTTTGCAAAATATCGAGCCATCGGCGCAAAACAAGATAGATGA
- the thrS gene encoding threonine--tRNA ligase yields MSEMIRITFPDGAVKEFPKGTTTEQIAASISPGLKKKAIAGKLNDRFIDLRTPIQEDGSISIITQDMPEALDILRHSTAHLMAQAIKRLYKNVKLGVGPVIENGFYYDIDMEESLTPEDLPKIEQEMRKIVKENLEIVRKEVSREEAIRLYEEIGDDLKLELINDIPEGETISIYEQGEFFDLCRGVHVPSTGKIKEFKLLNISGAYWRGDSNNKMLQRIYGTAFFKKEDLDEYLRQLQEAKERDHRKLGKELELFMTSQKVGQGLPLWLPKGATIRRIIERYIVDKEIELGYQHVYTPVLGSVELYKTSGHWDHYKDNMFPPMEMDNEQLVLRPMNCPHHMMIYKNKIHSYRELPIRIAELGTMHRYEMSGALSGLQRVRGMTLNDAHIFVRPDQIKDEFKRVVNLILEVYKDFGLDEYSFRLSYRDPHDKEKYYDDDEMWEKAQNMLREAMDELGLEYYEAEGEAAFYGPKLDVQVRTALGKDETLSTVQLDFLLPERFDLTYIGEDGKPHRPVVIHRGVVSTMERFVAFLIEEYKGAFPTWLAPVQVEVIPVSPAAHLDYAYKVKEALQSQGFRVEVDERDEKIGYKIREAQIQKIPYMLVVGDKEMAENAVNVRKYGEQKSETMSLDDFIAALKEEVRRN; encoded by the coding sequence ATGTCGGAAATGATTCGCATTACATTCCCTGATGGAGCGGTAAAGGAGTTTCCAAAAGGAACAACGACAGAACAAATCGCTGCATCGATTAGCCCGGGATTAAAGAAAAAAGCGATTGCCGGCAAACTAAACGATCGTTTTATTGATTTGCGCACACCGATTCAGGAAGATGGATCGATTTCGATCATTACGCAAGATATGCCAGAAGCGCTGGACATTTTGCGCCATAGTACTGCCCATTTAATGGCCCAAGCGATTAAGCGTCTGTATAAAAATGTAAAACTTGGCGTCGGTCCGGTCATTGAAAATGGTTTCTATTACGATATCGATATGGAAGAATCATTAACGCCGGAAGACTTGCCGAAAATTGAACAAGAAATGCGGAAAATTGTGAAAGAAAACTTGGAAATTGTCCGGAAAGAAGTGAGCCGCGAAGAAGCGATTCGCCTTTACGAAGAAATTGGCGATGATTTAAAACTGGAATTAATTAACGATATTCCAGAAGGAGAAACGATCTCCATTTACGAACAAGGCGAATTTTTTGACCTTTGCCGCGGTGTCCACGTTCCATCGACAGGAAAAATTAAAGAGTTTAAGTTGTTGAACATCTCAGGAGCGTACTGGCGCGGAGACAGCAATAATAAAATGCTGCAGCGCATTTACGGAACGGCGTTCTTCAAAAAAGAAGATTTAGATGAATATCTTCGCCAGTTGCAAGAAGCAAAAGAACGCGATCATCGCAAATTAGGAAAAGAGCTTGAATTGTTTATGACTTCGCAAAAAGTCGGACAAGGGCTGCCGCTTTGGCTGCCAAAAGGGGCAACGATTCGCCGCATTATCGAGCGGTATATTGTGGACAAAGAAATTGAATTAGGTTATCAACATGTTTATACACCAGTGCTTGGCAGTGTCGAATTATATAAAACTTCCGGCCACTGGGATCATTACAAAGACAACATGTTCCCGCCGATGGAAATGGACAACGAACAGCTTGTGCTGCGCCCAATGAACTGTCCGCATCATATGATGATTTATAAAAACAAGATTCATAGCTATCGGGAGCTTCCAATTCGCATCGCCGAACTTGGAACGATGCATCGCTATGAAATGTCTGGAGCGCTTTCCGGCTTGCAGCGCGTCCGGGGCATGACATTAAACGATGCTCACATTTTTGTGCGTCCAGACCAAATTAAAGATGAGTTCAAACGCGTCGTTAACTTAATTTTAGAAGTATACAAAGACTTTGGCTTGGATGAATATTCGTTCCGGCTTTCTTACCGCGATCCACATGATAAAGAAAAATATTACGATGATGATGAAATGTGGGAAAAAGCGCAAAACATGCTGCGTGAAGCAATGGATGAATTGGGATTAGAGTATTATGAAGCCGAAGGGGAAGCGGCGTTTTATGGTCCGAAATTAGACGTGCAAGTGCGCACAGCGCTTGGAAAAGACGAAACATTGTCAACGGTGCAGCTTGATTTCTTATTGCCGGAACGCTTTGATTTAACATACATCGGCGAAGACGGCAAACCGCATCGCCCGGTTGTCATCCATCGCGGGGTTGTTTCCACGATGGAACGTTTCGTTGCGTTTCTGATTGAAGAATATAAAGGCGCGTTCCCAACTTGGCTTGCCCCAGTGCAAGTCGAAGTGATCCCTGTGTCGCCAGCAGCGCATCTCGACTATGCGTATAAAGTGAAAGAAGCGTTGCAATCGCAAGGATTCCGCGTCGAAGTCGACGAACGCGATGAAAAAATTGGCTACAAAATTCGTGAAGCGCAAATTCAAAAAATCCCTTACATGCTTGTCGTTGGTGACAAAGAAATGGCAGAAAATGCCGTCAACGTCCGTAAATACGGCGAACAAAAAAGCGAAACGATGTCTCTCGACGATTTTATTGCCGCTCTGAAAGAGGAAGTGCGTCGAAACTAG
- a CDS encoding M42 family metallopeptidase has protein sequence MAKLDETLTMLKELTDAKAVPGNEREAREVMKKYIAPYADEVTTDGLGSLIAKKKGDSDSPKIMVAGHLDEVGFMVTQIDEKGFIRFQTLGGWWGQVMLAQRVTILTKKGEITGVIGSKPPHILPPEARKKPVEIKDMFIDIGATSREEAMEWGVRPGDSIVPYFEFTVLNNEKMLLAKAWDNRIGCAVAIEVLKQLKETGHPNVVYGVGTVQEEVGLRGARTAAHSIQPDIAFAVDVGIAGDTPGVSEKEAMGKLGAGPHIVLYDATMVSHRGLREFVIDVAEELDIPYHFDAMPGGGTDAGAIHLTASGVPSLTIAIPTRYIHSHAAILHRDDYENTVKLLVEVIKRLDAEKVKQITFE, from the coding sequence ATGGCAAAGCTAGATGAAACATTAACGATGCTCAAAGAATTGACGGACGCGAAAGCCGTTCCAGGAAACGAACGGGAAGCGCGCGAAGTGATGAAAAAGTACATAGCTCCTTATGCCGATGAAGTAACGACAGACGGTCTTGGCAGCTTGATTGCGAAAAAGAAAGGCGATAGCGACAGCCCGAAAATTATGGTCGCTGGGCATTTAGACGAAGTTGGTTTCATGGTGACGCAAATCGATGAGAAAGGATTTATCCGCTTTCAAACGTTGGGCGGCTGGTGGGGACAAGTGATGCTGGCTCAACGCGTGACGATTTTAACGAAAAAAGGCGAAATTACAGGTGTGATTGGCTCGAAGCCGCCGCATATTTTGCCTCCGGAAGCGCGAAAAAAACCGGTTGAAATCAAAGATATGTTCATCGACATCGGAGCGACAAGCCGTGAAGAAGCAATGGAATGGGGCGTTCGCCCGGGTGATTCGATCGTTCCATATTTTGAATTTACCGTGTTGAATAATGAAAAAATGCTGCTTGCGAAAGCATGGGACAACCGCATCGGCTGTGCGGTTGCGATCGAAGTGTTAAAACAACTGAAGGAAACGGGTCATCCAAACGTCGTGTACGGTGTTGGAACGGTGCAAGAAGAAGTTGGTTTGCGCGGAGCGAGAACAGCGGCGCATTCCATTCAGCCGGATATCGCTTTTGCTGTGGACGTTGGCATTGCCGGCGATACGCCAGGGGTTTCAGAAAAAGAAGCGATGGGCAAGCTTGGTGCAGGACCGCACATCGTCTTATACGACGCAACAATGGTATCGCATCGCGGTTTGCGCGAATTTGTCATCGATGTTGCCGAAGAACTCGACATTCCGTATCATTTTGATGCAATGCCAGGAGGCGGCACCGATGCCGGCGCAATCCATTTGACGGCAAGCGGAGTTCCATCGCTGACGATTGCGATTCCAACGCGCTACATCCATTCTCATGCTGCGATTTTGCACCGCGATGACTATGAAAATACGGTGAAGCTGCTTGTCGAAGTCATCAAGCGTTTAGACGCGGAAAAAGTTAAACAAATTACATTCGAATGA
- a CDS encoding DUF1294 domain-containing protein, whose product MVQYIVFINLIGFFTMAADKYKAKHRKWRIAESTIWFISIIGGAIGTTVGMHLFRHKTKHRSFRYGLPLIAAIEAMTCIIFYL is encoded by the coding sequence ATGGTACAATATATTGTGTTCATCAATCTCATCGGTTTTTTCACGATGGCAGCTGACAAATATAAAGCGAAGCATCGAAAATGGCGCATTGCCGAAAGTACGATCTGGTTCATTTCTATCATTGGCGGCGCGATCGGCACAACCGTTGGCATGCATTTGTTCCGCCACAAAACGAAACATCGTTCCTTTCGTTACGGATTGCCGCTTATTGCTGCCATCGAAGCAATGACATGTATTATTTTTTACTTATAG
- the pheS gene encoding phenylalanine--tRNA ligase subunit alpha, giving the protein MKERLQQLQQEALEKIEQASDLKALNEVRVAYLGKKGPITEVLRGMGSLSPEERPVIGALANEVRQAIQSALEAKQAKLEQEEVEKKLAAEAIDVTLPGRPVKRGNHHPLTRVIEEIEDLFIGMGYTIAEGPEVEKDYYNFEALNLPKGHPARDMQDSFYITEEILLRTHTSPVQARTMEKHQGRGPVKIICPGKVYRRDNDDATHSHQFTQIEGLVVDENIRMSDLKGTLREFARKMFGEGREIRFRPSFFPFTEPSVEVDVSCFHCGGHGCSVCKGTGWIEILGAGMVHPNVLEMAGFDSKKYTGFAFGMGPERIAMLKYGIDDIRHFYQNDIRFLQQFHRV; this is encoded by the coding sequence ATGAAAGAACGGTTGCAGCAGCTTCAACAGGAAGCGCTCGAAAAAATTGAACAAGCCAGTGACTTGAAAGCACTCAATGAGGTGCGCGTCGCTTATCTTGGCAAGAAAGGCCCGATTACCGAAGTGCTCCGCGGCATGGGGTCATTATCGCCAGAAGAGCGTCCGGTAATAGGCGCGCTTGCCAATGAAGTACGGCAAGCGATTCAAAGCGCGTTAGAAGCAAAGCAAGCAAAGCTCGAACAAGAGGAAGTCGAGAAAAAATTAGCAGCGGAAGCGATTGATGTCACGCTTCCAGGCCGTCCGGTTAAAAGAGGAAATCATCATCCGCTCACGCGCGTCATTGAAGAAATCGAAGACTTATTCATCGGCATGGGCTATACGATTGCCGAAGGACCAGAAGTCGAGAAAGACTATTACAATTTTGAAGCGTTGAACTTGCCAAAGGGGCATCCGGCGCGCGATATGCAAGATTCGTTCTATATTACCGAAGAAATTTTGCTTCGTACTCATACGTCACCGGTGCAGGCGCGCACGATGGAAAAACATCAAGGGCGCGGTCCGGTGAAAATCATCTGCCCGGGAAAAGTGTACCGCCGCGACAATGATGACGCGACTCACTCGCATCAATTTACGCAAATCGAAGGGCTTGTTGTCGATGAAAACATTCGCATGAGCGACCTGAAAGGAACGCTGCGCGAGTTTGCACGCAAAATGTTTGGCGAAGGTCGCGAAATCCGCTTCCGTCCAAGCTTTTTCCCATTCACCGAGCCGTCAGTCGAAGTCGATGTATCTTGTTTCCATTGCGGCGGACATGGCTGCAGCGTATGTAAAGGGACAGGATGGATTGAAATTTTAGGCGCCGGCATGGTCCATCCAAACGTATTAGAAATGGCCGGATTTGATTCGAAAAAATATACTGGTTTCGCGTTTGGCATGGGACCAGAGCGCATCGCGATGCTCAAATACGGCATTGATGACATCCGCCATTTCTATCAAAATGACATTCGTTTCTTACAACAATTCCATCGTGTGTAA